A single window of Vibrio sp. HB236076 DNA harbors:
- the fliS gene encoding flagellar export chaperone FliS: protein MRGSLQAYKKVSVDSQLSAASPHKVIQMLMAGAIERIIQGKAAMLAGNISVKGERLGKALDIVIALRGCLSMDDGGDIAQNLDQLYEFMITQITNANHKNDAQALDDVVEILREIKSAWDQIPNEYHNLTASQVGI, encoded by the coding sequence ATGCGCGGTTCTTTACAAGCTTATAAAAAAGTATCAGTGGATAGTCAGCTTAGTGCAGCATCGCCACACAAAGTGATACAAATGTTGATGGCTGGTGCAATTGAGCGAATTATTCAAGGTAAAGCAGCGATGCTAGCAGGCAATATTTCAGTGAAAGGCGAAAGGTTAGGCAAAGCCTTGGATATTGTTATTGCTTTGCGCGGGTGTTTATCGATGGACGACGGTGGTGATATCGCTCAAAACTTAGATCAGTTATACGAGTTTATGATCACGCAAATTACCAACGCAAACCACAAAAACGATGCACAAGCATTAGACGATGTGGTTGAAATTTTGCGAGAAATAAAATCAGCCTGGGATCAAATCCCTAATGAGTATCACAATTTGACCGCTTCACAAGTGGGAATATAA
- a CDS encoding flagellar protein FliT: MSLLLAKLRDIDHEILAMLKNNSIIAEEIHQLVDTRDQLLQEFILEIKADARLAQHPKTIELMDMTKCITEFMKAETKKASDDLNRLQYGKRSVQQYQQFK; the protein is encoded by the coding sequence ATGTCGTTATTGTTAGCTAAATTGCGTGACATAGATCACGAGATTTTGGCCATGCTAAAAAATAATTCGATTATAGCTGAAGAAATTCATCAATTAGTCGATACAAGGGATCAGTTATTGCAAGAGTTCATCCTTGAAATCAAGGCGGATGCTCGCTTAGCTCAACACCCAAAAACGATTGAGCTCATGGACATGACAAAGTGTATTACTGAATTTATGAAGGCAGAAACGAAAAAAGCTTCTGACGATTTGAATCGGTTACAATACGGAAAACGCTCGGTCCAGCAATACCAACAGTTTAAATAA
- a CDS encoding PAS domain-containing sensor histidine kinase, with protein MSEQAYIDSLESQVSRYQQVLDVMPAGVILLDTQGEVQEANPEAQRLLGVQLIGEKWFSVIQAAFDPREDDGHEVSLKNGRKVKLAISASPTGQLILITDLTETRLLQSRVSDLQRLSSLGRMVASLAHQVRTPLSSAMLYASNLASKTLNSEMRQRFQTKLIDRLNDLEKQVNDMLLFAKGGDNKVIRPFTLGELISEYRPMVETALKNHQVDYYEEIEAQETQLVGNANAIASALSNLIMNAIQIVGKEAQIEVFFRPVKGELKISVQDNGPGIAPEIKDKILEPFFTTRSQGTGLGLAVVQMVCRAHDGRLEIESHAEEGACFTMCIPLQTELAANSSAPNLATMDKGEK; from the coding sequence ATGAGTGAGCAAGCCTATATTGATAGCTTGGAATCCCAAGTCTCTCGTTATCAGCAAGTCCTCGATGTCATGCCAGCAGGGGTCATCTTGCTGGATACTCAGGGTGAAGTACAAGAAGCAAACCCAGAAGCGCAAAGATTACTTGGGGTTCAGTTAATCGGTGAAAAGTGGTTTTCTGTAATTCAAGCGGCCTTTGATCCCCGAGAAGACGACGGCCATGAAGTGTCACTAAAAAATGGCCGTAAGGTAAAGTTAGCCATCTCGGCTTCGCCGACGGGTCAGTTGATCTTAATCACCGATTTGACGGAAACGCGACTGCTTCAATCCAGAGTCAGTGATTTACAACGCTTGTCCTCTTTAGGCAGAATGGTCGCCTCATTGGCACATCAAGTGAGAACGCCTTTGTCTAGCGCTATGCTCTATGCCTCAAATTTGGCGTCGAAAACGTTAAATAGCGAGATGAGACAACGCTTTCAAACTAAACTTATCGATAGATTGAATGACTTAGAAAAACAAGTGAATGATATGTTGTTGTTTGCCAAAGGGGGCGATAACAAAGTAATACGACCTTTCACTTTAGGCGAGTTGATCAGCGAATACCGACCTATGGTAGAAACCGCGTTAAAGAATCATCAGGTGGATTATTACGAAGAAATAGAGGCGCAAGAGACGCAATTAGTGGGAAATGCCAATGCAATCGCTTCTGCGCTGAGTAATTTGATTATGAATGCCATTCAAATCGTCGGTAAAGAGGCACAAATAGAAGTGTTTTTTCGCCCAGTAAAAGGTGAACTGAAAATATCGGTGCAAGACAATGGCCCCGGTATTGCCCCAGAGATTAAAGATAAAATCCTTGAACCTTTCTTTACCACTCGCTCTCAAGGGACGGGGTTAGGCCTTGCTGTCGTGCAAATGGTTTGCCGAGCTCATGATGGTCGGTTAGAGATTGAGTCACACGCTGAAGAGGGGGCTTGTTTTACAATGTGTATACCCTTGCAAACCGAATTAGCGGCAAATTCATCGGCCCCAAATTTGGCGACAATGGATAAAGGAGAGAAATAA
- a CDS encoding sigma-54 dependent transcriptional regulator, translating into MQGLAKILIIEDDPEQRLYLNHILEFIGENCEVVDSQSCYQIDWQYQWTGCILGTIHASKIEDVVTLIDNANHIPLLCFRPVPAGVSQLPNFIGELKYPLNFPQLSDAIRHCREFLGRCGGLEQAGSRKNTLFRSLVGQSAEVQHVRYLIEQVSQKDASVLILGESGTGKEVVARNLHFHSQYRDGPFVPINCGAIPADLLESELFGHEKGAFTGALTTRKGRFELAEGGTIFLDEIGDMPMQMQVKLLRVLQERSFERVGGNETIKVNVRLVAATHRDLEQMIEQEKFREDLFYRLNVFPIEMPSLKARKEDIPLLIQELTTRLESQGAAPVCFTLRAINSLQEHHWPGNVRELANLVERMMILYPNMLIDVNHLPTKYRYSDIPEFQPEEHSQVTVSELERDALDDIFSEDFCFEEAESDSTVSMLPAEGVNLKEMLAKLEVDMINQALDAQEGVVARAADMLGMRRTTLVEKMKKYQMQR; encoded by the coding sequence ATGCAAGGTTTGGCAAAAATACTCATTATTGAAGATGATCCAGAGCAGCGTCTTTATCTCAATCACATTCTTGAATTCATTGGGGAGAATTGTGAGGTTGTCGACAGCCAATCTTGTTATCAAATCGATTGGCAGTACCAGTGGACAGGCTGCATATTAGGGACAATTCACGCCTCAAAAATAGAGGATGTCGTCACTCTTATCGACAACGCAAATCACATCCCGTTATTGTGTTTCCGTCCGGTGCCTGCAGGGGTTTCACAACTGCCCAATTTCATCGGCGAATTAAAATACCCGCTTAATTTCCCTCAATTAAGTGATGCCATTCGCCATTGTCGTGAATTTTTAGGGCGATGTGGCGGCTTAGAGCAAGCCGGTTCGCGTAAAAATACTCTCTTTCGCAGCTTAGTTGGACAAAGTGCCGAAGTCCAACACGTACGCTATTTAATCGAACAGGTTTCGCAAAAAGACGCCAGCGTACTGATTCTCGGTGAATCAGGTACCGGTAAAGAAGTCGTTGCGAGAAACTTGCACTTTCACTCTCAATATCGCGATGGACCCTTTGTGCCGATAAACTGTGGTGCCATTCCTGCTGATCTGTTAGAAAGCGAGTTGTTTGGTCATGAAAAAGGGGCCTTTACTGGGGCTCTAACGACCAGAAAAGGGCGATTTGAATTGGCAGAGGGCGGCACCATTTTCCTTGATGAAATTGGTGATATGCCGATGCAGATGCAAGTAAAACTGCTGCGGGTATTGCAAGAGCGAAGTTTTGAGCGCGTGGGCGGTAATGAGACGATCAAGGTTAATGTTCGTTTAGTGGCGGCAACACATCGCGACTTAGAACAAATGATCGAGCAAGAGAAGTTTCGCGAAGATCTATTTTATCGCCTAAATGTGTTTCCGATTGAAATGCCATCATTAAAGGCGCGTAAAGAAGACATTCCTTTGCTGATCCAAGAGCTAACGACCCGTTTAGAGTCTCAAGGGGCAGCGCCAGTTTGCTTCACTTTGCGGGCGATAAATTCATTGCAAGAGCACCATTGGCCGGGCAATGTAAGAGAGCTTGCCAATTTGGTTGAAAGAATGATGATCTTGTATCCCAACATGTTAATTGACGTCAACCATCTACCCACGAAATATCGCTACTCTGATATTCCTGAATTTCAGCCAGAAGAGCATTCTCAAGTGACCGTCAGCGAATTAGAACGCGATGCGCTCGACGATATTTTTTCTGAAGACTTTTGTTTTGAGGAAGCAGAGAGTGATAGCACCGTCTCCATGTTACCTGCAGAAGGAGTGAACTTGAAAGAGATGCTCGCCAAGTTAGAAGTGGATATGATCAATCAAGCTCTTGATGCCCAAGAGGGCGTAGTGGCTAGAGCCGCGGACATGTTAGGCATGCGAAGAACGACGCTAGTGGAAAAGATGAAAAAATACCAAATGCAGCGGTAG